Proteins from a genomic interval of Gammaproteobacteria bacterium:
- a CDS encoding GTPase domain-containing protein, producing the protein MRDPMPDPMPNPMPDALRHLHTAVAAWFARAQASGWLDSAAVQSLQRLEHGTPADLFAADPQAGTQRPLVVAFFGGTGVGKSSLINRLAGAPIARVGVERPTSHEVTMYVHEAVALADLPAELPLEQVQITRHADATRRDVLWLDMPDIDSTEQRNRTLALAWLAHVDLLIYVVSPERYRDDAGWRVLQARGQRHGWLFVMNHWDEGAPEQLQDLRELLRRDGFADPVILPTCCAPDNGAGRCADDQFDALETTIGDLQAQHGQEELERLGRHARLQDLGDAVRDALEQCGTPDTWGALQPGFNARWTRTTEELRAGLDWPIREIAAEFAARDAHLLTRLLDARAARRSAEQSAPATGGADGERRAVETLWDEWANAKLQGIADQTEIALRSAGIRPQPLLGRLQPQLEQAAAHLRPRLQDALRQGLARPGTPWQRSLHRITGAATALLPITALAWVAYHIVRGFLQGTTGAGAFLGSDFAINSILLVGSAWLLPWLLHRRLRPSVEKSVVRALHSGVVAGLEEVKAAVDAAFAEAEAEREDLLTAARGLLQELAAAAGGAVRPNPILARLLPVTGHNV; encoded by the coding sequence ATGCGTGATCCGATGCCTGACCCGATGCCCAACCCGATGCCTGACGCACTACGGCACCTGCATACCGCCGTCGCCGCCTGGTTTGCGCGCGCGCAGGCCAGCGGCTGGCTCGATAGCGCCGCTGTACAGTCCCTGCAGCGGCTCGAACACGGTACACCCGCCGACCTGTTCGCCGCCGACCCACAGGCCGGCACGCAGCGTCCGCTGGTCGTGGCCTTCTTTGGCGGTACCGGCGTCGGCAAGAGCAGTCTCATCAACCGCCTCGCCGGCGCGCCCATCGCCCGCGTCGGCGTGGAGCGCCCGACCTCGCACGAGGTCACGATGTATGTGCACGAGGCCGTCGCACTTGCGGACCTGCCCGCCGAGCTGCCGCTGGAGCAGGTGCAGATCACGCGCCATGCCGACGCGACGCGCCGTGACGTGTTGTGGCTGGACATGCCCGACATCGACAGCACCGAGCAACGCAACCGCACGCTGGCACTGGCCTGGCTCGCACATGTCGATCTGCTGATCTACGTGGTCAGCCCGGAGCGCTACCGTGACGACGCCGGCTGGCGCGTGCTGCAAGCCCGTGGCCAGCGCCATGGCTGGCTGTTCGTGATGAACCACTGGGACGAAGGTGCACCGGAGCAGCTGCAGGATCTGCGCGAACTGCTGCGCCGGGACGGCTTCGCCGATCCCGTGATACTGCCAACCTGCTGCGCCCCGGATAACGGCGCGGGGCGCTGCGCCGATGACCAGTTCGATGCCCTGGAGACGACCATCGGCGACCTGCAGGCACAGCACGGTCAGGAGGAACTGGAACGTCTCGGCCGGCATGCGCGGCTGCAGGATCTCGGTGATGCCGTGCGGGATGCGCTTGAACAATGCGGCACACCGGATACCTGGGGCGCGCTGCAGCCCGGGTTCAACGCACGCTGGACACGGACCACCGAAGAATTGCGCGCAGGTCTGGACTGGCCCATCCGCGAAATCGCCGCCGAGTTCGCCGCACGCGATGCGCACCTGCTCACACGTCTGCTGGATGCGCGGGCGGCCCGCCGTAGCGCTGAGCAATCAGCGCCTGCGACCGGTGGTGCGGACGGCGAGCGCCGCGCCGTGGAGACGCTGTGGGACGAGTGGGCCAACGCCAAGCTGCAGGGCATCGCCGATCAGACGGAGATCGCACTGCGCTCCGCGGGCATCCGTCCGCAACCACTGCTGGGACGGCTGCAGCCGCAACTCGAACAGGCGGCCGCACACCTGCGGCCACGCCTGCAGGATGCCCTGCGCCAAGGGCTCGCGCGGCCGGGCACGCCCTGGCAACGCAGCCTGCACCGTATCACCGGCGCGGCCACGGCGCTGCTGCCCATCACCGCCCTGGCCTGGGTGGCCTATCACATCGTGCGGGGATTTCTGCAGGGCACCACCGGCGCGGGCGCGTTCCTCGGCAGCGACTTCGCCATCAACAGCATACTGCTGGTCGGCAGCGCCTGGCTGCTGCCCTGGCTGCTGCACCGCCGCCTGCGCCCGTCGGTGGAAAAGAGCGTCGTACGCGCGTTGCACAGTGGCGTCGTGGCGGGTCTGGAGGAAGTGAAGGCGGCCGTGGACGCCGCCTTCGCGGAGGCCGAGGCGGAACGTGAGGACCTGCTGACCGCGGCGCGTGGTCTCTTGCAGGAGCTCGCCGCAGCCGCTGGCGGTGCGGTGCGCCCCAATCCCATCCTGGCACGGCTGCTGCCGGTCACGGGGCACAACGTCTGA